In Thermus hydrothermalis, a single genomic region encodes these proteins:
- a CDS encoding NAD-dependent epimerase/dehydratase family protein — MRVLVTGGAGFIGSHIVESLWKEGVEVAVLDNLATGKRENVPQGIYFYKVDLRDREGLERVFRGFRPTHVSHQAAQASVKVSVENPLLDFEVNLMGGLNLLEACRKWGVEKLVFASTGGAIYGEVPEGESAEETWPPRPKSPYAASKASFEHYLSAYGQNYGLKWVALRYANVYGPRQDPHGEAGVVAIFAERVLKGEPVTLYARKNPGDEGCVRDYIYVEDVVRAHNLALKGLEGVYNVGTGEGHTTKEVLEAVAEAAGKTPEVNPAPPRPGDLERSVLSPLKLMAHGWRPEVGFKEGIRRTVAYFQGR, encoded by the coding sequence ATGCGGGTACTGGTAACAGGCGGTGCCGGCTTCATCGGCAGCCACATCGTGGAAAGCCTATGGAAAGAAGGGGTGGAGGTGGCGGTCCTGGACAACCTGGCCACGGGCAAGCGGGAAAACGTCCCCCAGGGGATTTATTTCTACAAGGTGGACCTACGGGATAGGGAGGGGCTTGAGCGGGTTTTCCGCGGGTTCCGCCCCACCCACGTGTCCCACCAGGCCGCCCAGGCCTCGGTGAAGGTGAGCGTGGAAAACCCCCTTTTGGACTTTGAGGTGAACCTCATGGGGGGGCTAAACCTCCTCGAGGCCTGCCGCAAGTGGGGGGTGGAGAAGCTGGTCTTCGCCTCCACGGGTGGGGCCATCTACGGGGAGGTGCCGGAAGGGGAAAGCGCCGAGGAAACCTGGCCCCCCAGGCCCAAAAGCCCTTACGCCGCCAGCAAGGCCAGCTTTGAGCACTACCTCTCCGCCTATGGCCAGAACTACGGCCTCAAATGGGTGGCCCTGCGCTACGCCAACGTCTACGGGCCCCGCCAAGACCCCCACGGGGAGGCGGGGGTGGTGGCCATCTTCGCCGAAAGGGTCCTGAAGGGAGAACCCGTCACCCTCTACGCCCGCAAGAACCCAGGGGACGAAGGGTGCGTGCGGGACTACATCTACGTGGAGGATGTGGTGCGGGCCCACAACCTGGCCCTAAAGGGCCTAGAAGGGGTCTACAACGTGGGGACCGGGGAAGGCCACACCACCAAGGAGGTGCTGGAGGCCGTGGCCGAGGCGGCGGGGAAGACGCCCGAGGTAAACCCCGCCCCTCCCCGCCCAGGGGACTTGGAGCGGAGCGTGCTTTCGCCCCTAAAGCTCATGGCCCACGGCTGGCGTCCCGAGGTGGGCTTCAAGGAGGGCATCCGGCGCACGGTGGCGTATTTCCAAGGGCGTTGA
- a CDS encoding branched-chain amino acid ABC transporter permease — MSDLLPYLVGGLANGALYGLLALGFVLVYRATSVVNFAIGEFLLVGAYLTYTFALFLPLPLAILGALPLAFLFGVLVERGFVRPLLGRNVVAVIMATIGLAAALDGGVQLLWGPDLKYLAGSLPDLGFQAGGVFVSSRAVWNLLLALPLGLGLLWLLRRSKYGILVRAISEREVAALALGIPTARILAGVWGVSALLATLAGALLAVASGVGHNLVFFGMKVFPVAILGGLDSVGGALLAGFLLGVLEALSQRYLEPILPGFTEALPFLVVLLVLLVRPYGLLGERQIERV, encoded by the coding sequence GTGTCCGACCTCCTGCCCTACCTCGTGGGCGGCCTAGCCAACGGAGCCCTTTACGGACTCCTGGCGTTAGGTTTCGTCCTGGTCTACCGGGCCACCAGCGTGGTGAACTTCGCCATCGGGGAGTTCTTGCTGGTGGGGGCCTACCTCACCTACACCTTCGCCCTCTTCCTGCCCCTCCCCTTGGCCATCCTGGGCGCCTTGCCCCTGGCCTTCCTCTTCGGCGTCTTGGTGGAACGGGGTTTCGTAAGGCCCCTATTGGGCCGGAACGTGGTGGCGGTCATCATGGCCACCATCGGCCTGGCGGCGGCCCTGGACGGGGGGGTCCAGCTCCTTTGGGGGCCGGACCTCAAGTATCTGGCAGGAAGCCTGCCGGACCTGGGGTTCCAGGCAGGGGGCGTGTTTGTGTCCTCCCGGGCGGTGTGGAACCTGCTTTTGGCCCTCCCTCTAGGGCTTGGCCTTCTATGGCTTCTAAGGCGGAGCAAATACGGCATCCTGGTACGGGCCATTTCCGAGCGGGAGGTGGCCGCCTTGGCCCTGGGCATCCCCACCGCCCGCATCCTGGCCGGGGTCTGGGGGGTTTCCGCCCTCCTCGCCACCTTGGCGGGGGCGCTTTTGGCGGTGGCGAGCGGGGTGGGGCACAACCTGGTCTTCTTCGGCATGAAGGTCTTCCCCGTGGCCATCCTGGGGGGTTTGGACTCCGTGGGCGGGGCGCTTCTCGCCGGGTTCTTGCTGGGCGTCTTGGAGGCCCTTTCCCAACGCTACCTGGAACCCATTCTCCCGGGCTTCACCGAGGCCTTGCCCTTCTTGGTGGTCCTTCTGGTGCTCTTGGTGAGGCCTTACGGGCTTTTGGGCGAACGGCAGATTGAGAGGGTGTGA
- a CDS encoding ABC transporter ATP-binding protein, whose product MLSVENLKVVYRGVILALDGVSLEVGDGEAVALLGPNGAGKSSLVRAVAGLLSKFEGRVLDGHIRFLGQDTTHLDPVRLSRMGLTAVLEGRPLFRYLTPLENLVAAGHRLSPRELKEGIEEVFARFPRLYERRHEQAGYLSGGEQQMLLLGMALLTRPRLLVVDEPSLGLAPKLVEEVMRTLDALRREKGLSLLLVEQNARAALAIVDRVYVLERGRVVFEGDKAAAREDQDVMEFYLGKEEVGFRQARRYRRRKRWV is encoded by the coding sequence ATGCTTTCCGTGGAGAACCTCAAGGTGGTCTACCGCGGGGTGATCCTGGCCCTGGACGGGGTTTCCCTGGAGGTGGGGGACGGGGAGGCGGTGGCGCTTTTGGGCCCCAACGGGGCGGGGAAAAGCTCTCTGGTGAGGGCCGTGGCCGGGCTTCTTTCCAAGTTTGAGGGGCGGGTTCTGGACGGGCACATCCGCTTCCTCGGCCAGGACACCACCCACCTGGACCCCGTGCGCCTCTCCAGGATGGGCCTCACGGCGGTGTTGGAGGGCAGGCCCCTCTTCCGCTACCTCACGCCCCTAGAGAACCTGGTGGCGGCGGGCCACCGCCTAAGCCCCAGGGAGCTCAAGGAGGGGATAGAGGAGGTCTTCGCCCGCTTCCCCCGCCTCTACGAGCGCCGCCACGAGCAGGCGGGCTACCTCTCGGGAGGGGAGCAGCAGATGCTCCTTTTGGGCATGGCCCTCCTCACCCGCCCTAGGCTTCTCGTGGTGGACGAGCCCTCCTTGGGCCTCGCCCCGAAGCTGGTGGAGGAGGTGATGCGGACCCTGGACGCCCTCCGGCGGGAAAAAGGGCTAAGCCTCCTCCTGGTGGAGCAAAACGCCCGGGCTGCCCTGGCCATCGTGGATCGGGTCTATGTTTTGGAGCGGGGCCGGGTGGTCTTTGAGGGGGACAAAGCGGCTGCCAGAGAGGACCAGGACGTGATGGAGTTTTACCTGGGCAAGGAGGAGGTGGGCTTCCGGCAGGCCCGCCGTTACCGCAGGCGGAAGAGGTGGGTGTGA
- a CDS encoding ABC transporter ATP-binding protein yields MGVILEAQNLHLSFKGVKALAGVAFAVTEGEFFAVIGPNGAGKTTLLNVLSGVYEPEKGEVVFLGQSLKGKSPQERARMGLGRTFQGLEIFRGMSVLDNVKLGAELALPSYPLGLPKAEREWRLRAWAEEVLDYLHLSPYRHAPAGMLPYGLQKRVEVARALAGRPKLLLLDEPMAGLALEEKQDLARFLLDAREEWGVTLLWVEHDLRAVLELSDRVLVLSYGEVLYYGPPEGVRKDPKVVEAYLGHA; encoded by the coding sequence ATGGGGGTGATCCTCGAGGCCCAAAACCTGCACCTTTCCTTCAAGGGGGTCAAGGCCCTGGCCGGGGTGGCCTTCGCCGTGACCGAGGGGGAGTTCTTCGCCGTCATCGGACCCAACGGGGCGGGCAAGACCACCCTCCTCAACGTCCTTTCCGGGGTGTACGAGCCGGAAAAGGGAGAGGTGGTCTTCCTGGGGCAAAGCCTCAAGGGGAAAAGCCCCCAGGAAAGGGCCCGCATGGGCCTTGGCCGCACCTTCCAGGGCTTAGAGATCTTCCGGGGCATGAGCGTGTTGGACAACGTGAAGCTGGGAGCGGAGCTCGCCCTCCCCAGCTACCCCTTGGGCCTCCCCAAGGCGGAAAGGGAGTGGCGGCTTAGGGCCTGGGCCGAGGAGGTGCTGGACTACCTCCACCTCTCCCCCTACCGCCACGCCCCGGCAGGAATGCTCCCCTATGGCCTGCAAAAACGGGTGGAGGTGGCCCGGGCCCTGGCGGGCCGCCCCAAACTCCTCCTCCTGGACGAGCCCATGGCGGGCCTCGCCCTAGAGGAGAAGCAGGACCTGGCCCGCTTCCTCCTGGACGCCCGGGAGGAATGGGGGGTCACCCTCCTTTGGGTGGAGCACGACCTAAGGGCCGTGCTGGAGCTTTCCGACAGGGTCCTGGTCCTCTCCTATGGGGAGGTGCTTTACTACGGGCCCCCGGAAGGGGTACGAAAGGATCCCAAGGTGGTGGAAGCCTACCTGGGCCATGCCTAA
- a CDS encoding AMP-binding protein gives MKGTLLEHLYRHAKEAPEAPALRVKRLGVWQKTSWRELWEKVLRLAGGLEALGLKEGEVLAILGHNAPEWVEAELAAQALGALPMGIYADAMPEEVGYFLEFTGARGIVVADEEQLDKVYPHLHLVDFVLVWEEAGMSRHFRGKVRRFSQAFGDARLGEEAVRRRHPEEVALLAPTSGTTGRSKLAMLSHQNLLAGHEALRQALGFQKGAWVFSYLPLPWIGEQMLTVVQSLVEGSTVHFPEDPTTLREDLKEVQPDFFLAPPRLWEDMASLIQSRMQDADFLKAFVYRVGMGALLEGASREFRGEPVGLWLNLKRALFYPLVARPLRARLGLAACRIAVTGGAPLGNEVFTFFRALGLDIRQVYGQSETAAATTAHATGDAPPETVGPPLPGTEVRISPEGEIQVKGPQVFLGYFQQEEATRESFTEDGYFRTGDAGFFDERGHLVILGRVKEVGALADGTRFAPQFLENRLKYSPYIREAVVLGHGKPFVTALVELDPENVQNWARRRGIPFTTYLSLTERPEVRALIAEEIRMVNRTLPEKLRIQRFAILPKELHPDDEEITRTRKVRRQVVEHRYAPVIQALYGEGGRVEVSLPIRYLEGEGRLEAVLEVQEV, from the coding sequence ATGAAAGGGACCCTCTTAGAACACCTTTACCGCCACGCCAAGGAGGCCCCAGAGGCCCCGGCTCTCAGGGTGAAGCGGCTTGGGGTTTGGCAGAAGACCTCCTGGCGGGAGCTTTGGGAGAAGGTCTTGCGCCTGGCGGGAGGGCTAGAGGCCCTGGGCCTGAAGGAAGGCGAGGTCCTCGCCATCCTGGGGCACAACGCCCCCGAGTGGGTGGAGGCGGAGCTCGCCGCCCAGGCCCTGGGCGCCCTCCCCATGGGCATCTACGCCGACGCCATGCCCGAGGAGGTGGGCTACTTCCTGGAGTTCACGGGGGCCAGGGGCATCGTGGTGGCCGACGAGGAACAGCTGGACAAGGTCTACCCCCACCTCCACCTGGTGGATTTCGTCCTGGTCTGGGAGGAGGCGGGGATGAGCCGCCACTTCCGGGGCAAGGTGCGGCGGTTCAGCCAGGCTTTTGGCGATGCGCGCTTGGGGGAAGAGGCGGTGCGAAGGCGCCACCCGGAGGAGGTGGCTCTCCTCGCCCCCACCTCGGGCACCACGGGGCGGAGCAAGCTGGCCATGCTCTCCCACCAAAACCTCCTGGCCGGCCACGAGGCCTTGCGCCAAGCTTTGGGCTTCCAGAAGGGGGCCTGGGTCTTTAGCTACCTTCCCTTGCCCTGGATCGGCGAGCAGATGCTCACCGTGGTTCAAAGCCTCGTGGAAGGCTCCACGGTCCACTTCCCCGAGGACCCCACCACCTTGCGGGAGGACCTCAAGGAGGTGCAGCCCGACTTCTTCCTGGCCCCCCCGAGGCTTTGGGAGGACATGGCGAGCCTCATCCAAAGCCGCATGCAGGACGCCGACTTCCTCAAGGCCTTCGTTTACCGGGTGGGGATGGGCGCCCTCCTGGAAGGGGCAAGCCGGGAGTTCAGGGGCGAGCCCGTGGGGCTTTGGCTAAACCTCAAGCGGGCCCTCTTCTACCCCCTGGTGGCCAGGCCCCTAAGGGCCAGGCTAGGCCTCGCTGCCTGCCGCATCGCCGTCACCGGGGGGGCGCCTTTGGGGAACGAGGTCTTCACCTTCTTCCGCGCCCTCGGCCTGGACATCCGGCAGGTCTACGGCCAATCGGAAACCGCCGCCGCCACCACCGCCCACGCCACCGGGGACGCCCCACCCGAAACCGTGGGGCCTCCTTTGCCGGGGACGGAGGTGCGCATAAGCCCGGAGGGCGAGATCCAGGTAAAGGGCCCCCAGGTCTTCCTGGGCTACTTCCAGCAGGAGGAGGCCACCCGGGAAAGCTTCACGGAGGACGGCTACTTCCGCACCGGGGATGCGGGCTTCTTTGACGAGCGGGGGCACCTGGTGATCCTGGGCCGGGTGAAGGAGGTGGGGGCGTTGGCGGACGGCACCCGCTTCGCCCCGCAGTTTTTGGAAAACCGCCTGAAGTACTCCCCTTACATCCGGGAAGCCGTGGTCCTGGGCCACGGGAAGCCCTTCGTGACCGCCTTGGTGGAGCTAGACCCCGAGAACGTGCAGAACTGGGCCCGAAGGCGGGGCATCCCCTTCACCACCTACCTCTCCCTCACGGAGCGCCCCGAGGTGCGGGCCTTGATCGCCGAGGAGATCCGCATGGTGAATCGGACCCTGCCGGAAAAGCTCCGCATCCAGCGCTTCGCCATCCTGCCCAAGGAACTCCACCCCGACGACGAGGAGATCACCCGCACCCGCAAGGTGCGCCGCCAGGTGGTGGAGCACCGCTACGCCCCCGTGATCCAGGCCCTTTACGGGGAGGGGGGCCGGGTAGAGGTGAGCCTGCCCATCCGCTACCTCGAGGGGGAAGGGCGGCTGGAAGCGGTCCTCGAGGTCCAGGAGGTGTAA
- a CDS encoding ABC transporter substrate-binding protein — protein MKRREFLRKVGVGSLAALGVPYIGLAQARPVKLATLLPLTGPFAFAGNAGREGFVDGVDYVNEVLGGIGGRRLELIVEDTGYDVAKGTAAFNRVLSRERPDELLFVYGDSTGLSKALAPEIARLGLPYSATSFANELADPKTYPTIFVFGPTYNDMMEALLRQIRLEKARARIALVYSNTEFGRDPIPYVKERAKALGMEVVHEEVTPAAFTDATPVVLNLRRANPDYVILQGYALSAEPLILRTAREQGLQARFMGTYYSAELALIQRAGPAAEGFTVTYHNAYWYDTLVPAVDEMRRFRQRKGRDTSYRPTYYMGSLAVALAVAEAMRRAAAAGKLTRAGLVEHLEKLGDYNGLGLQRSYQFVNHRLPYTKLYRASVRDGRFNAITDWIKLA, from the coding sequence ATGAAGCGCAGGGAGTTTTTGCGGAAAGTGGGCGTGGGTTCCTTGGCGGCCTTGGGCGTGCCGTACATCGGCTTGGCCCAGGCCAGGCCGGTGAAGCTCGCCACCCTCCTGCCCCTCACGGGGCCCTTCGCCTTCGCCGGGAACGCCGGGCGGGAAGGCTTCGTGGACGGGGTGGACTACGTGAACGAGGTCCTAGGCGGCATCGGCGGCCGTAGGCTTGAGCTCATCGTGGAGGACACGGGCTACGACGTGGCCAAGGGCACCGCCGCCTTCAACCGGGTCCTTTCCCGCGAAAGGCCAGACGAGCTCCTTTTCGTCTACGGGGACTCCACGGGGCTTTCCAAGGCCCTGGCCCCCGAGATCGCCCGCCTGGGCCTCCCCTACTCCGCCACCAGCTTCGCCAACGAGCTCGCCGACCCCAAGACCTACCCCACCATCTTCGTCTTCGGCCCCACCTACAACGACATGATGGAGGCCCTCCTGCGCCAGATCCGCTTGGAGAAGGCCCGGGCCCGCATCGCCCTGGTTTACTCCAACACGGAGTTCGGCCGCGACCCCATCCCCTACGTGAAGGAACGGGCCAAGGCCCTGGGCATGGAGGTGGTGCACGAGGAGGTAACCCCTGCCGCCTTCACCGACGCCACCCCCGTGGTGCTGAACCTCCGTCGGGCCAACCCCGATTACGTGATCCTCCAAGGCTACGCCCTCTCCGCGGAGCCCCTCATCCTCCGCACCGCCCGGGAGCAGGGCTTGCAGGCCCGGTTCATGGGCACGTACTACTCGGCGGAGCTCGCCCTCATCCAGCGGGCGGGCCCGGCGGCGGAGGGCTTCACCGTCACCTACCACAACGCCTACTGGTACGACACCCTGGTGCCCGCCGTGGACGAGATGCGCAGGTTCCGCCAGCGCAAGGGCCGGGACACCTCCTACCGCCCCACCTACTACATGGGTAGCCTGGCCGTGGCCCTGGCCGTGGCCGAGGCCATGCGCCGGGCGGCGGCGGCGGGGAAGCTCACCCGGGCCGGGTTGGTGGAGCACCTGGAAAAGCTCGGGGACTACAACGGCCTGGGCCTGCAACGGAGCTACCAGTTCGTCAATCACCGCCTGCCCTACACCAAGCTCTACCGGGCGAGCGTGCGGGACGGGCGCTTCAACGCCATCACCGACTGGATCAAGCTGGCCTAA
- a CDS encoding branched-chain amino acid ABC transporter permease, with product MYALSKSLTDAFSRRFARAVRETYREDEAYASTPLGRLALWVFLLLLLLLPFLLGPYPMYVATLVAIGALSALGLHLLVGGAGQISLGHAAFMGVGAYAASHLFGPLAPLGILLGGGIAALLGLVLALPSLRIKGVYLAIATLAFQFLADYVFKNWEAVTGGIRGRTLPPAELLGVKLDTPERLWYLVLLFALPLFFYGKRLLMTRAGRAFNAVRDNDLSARVAGVDLTRVKLFAFALSAFYAGVAGGLLAQLYKAVTPEYFPLSVSIQYLAMVIVGGAGTVLGAVLGAFFVLLIPEVLNSFVGALGPEYAATLAAWRNVAFGLLILLFLILEPLGLVGLWGRIRNYFRTWPLPY from the coding sequence GTGTACGCCCTTTCTAAAAGCCTCACCGACGCCTTTAGCCGCCGCTTCGCCCGGGCGGTGCGGGAAACCTACCGGGAGGACGAGGCCTACGCCTCCACCCCCTTGGGGCGGCTCGCCCTCTGGGTTTTTCTCCTTCTCCTCCTTCTTCTCCCCTTCCTCCTTGGGCCCTACCCCATGTACGTGGCCACCCTGGTGGCCATCGGCGCCCTCTCCGCCCTGGGGCTCCACCTCCTGGTGGGCGGAGCGGGGCAGATCTCCTTGGGCCACGCCGCCTTCATGGGCGTGGGGGCCTATGCGGCAAGCCACCTCTTCGGGCCCCTCGCCCCCTTGGGCATCCTCCTGGGCGGGGGCATCGCCGCCCTTTTGGGCCTGGTGCTCGCCCTCCCCTCCCTGCGCATTAAAGGGGTTTACCTCGCCATCGCCACCTTGGCCTTCCAGTTCCTGGCGGACTACGTCTTCAAGAACTGGGAGGCGGTGACGGGGGGGATCAGGGGGCGCACCCTGCCCCCGGCGGAGCTCTTGGGCGTCAAGCTGGACACGCCGGAAAGGCTTTGGTACCTGGTCCTCCTCTTCGCCCTGCCCCTCTTCTTCTACGGCAAGCGCCTCCTCATGACCCGGGCCGGGCGGGCCTTCAACGCCGTGCGGGACAACGACCTCTCCGCCCGGGTGGCAGGGGTAGACCTGACCCGGGTGAAGCTTTTCGCCTTCGCCCTTTCCGCCTTCTACGCCGGGGTGGCAGGGGGGCTTTTGGCCCAGCTCTACAAGGCGGTGACCCCGGAGTACTTCCCCTTGAGCGTGAGCATCCAGTACCTGGCCATGGTCATCGTGGGCGGGGCGGGGACGGTCCTGGGGGCGGTCTTGGGGGCTTTTTTCGTCCTCCTCATCCCGGAGGTCTTGAATAGCTTCGTGGGGGCCTTAGGCCCCGAGTACGCCGCCACCCTGGCCGCCTGGCGCAACGTGGCCTTCGGCCTTCTTATCCTCCTCTTCCTCATCCTGGAGCCCTTGGGCCTCGTGGGCCTCTGGGGCAGGATACGGAATTACTTCCGCACCTGGCCCTTGCCCTACTAA
- a CDS encoding lyase family protein — protein sequence MRWHGVYRRHVLAPHYRFARERLVPHFFDALTAYALELARLGLPKAKEAVFALRELRTLPLPSFTGEVEDVFFSIQLQLSEHWGEEVAGAVRRGLSRNDLDLTVFRAYLKDQVLALLGDFLRLRRALLRLAEAQFGVPLVLATHHQPAQPSTLDHYLLGVEALLERDYRRLVHALATLDRSPLGASALAGSPYPVDRVRLAHLLGFQGPIEHTLDAVAAGDYALELAFALAGLGTSLSRLLTDLLAWAARGAFVVGESLAQGSSFMPQKRNPVVLEHARIRAGNLLGGAGVLPYLNHNTPFTDLNDHSTGVLEPLANLLAEAEAALELTRVALEESRFEPALLLEALSPEVLASEAVDLLVRKGVPLPEAYRRVRGALPGVRPELLGVDREELVAWMSLEAFFARREVLGGVGPEARRKALSGAKKRLREDRKALAALRARVRLARRRLLTEDPEGQEGVEGLGEGGEVKGQEEESKP from the coding sequence ATGCGCTGGCATGGGGTCTACCGTCGGCACGTGCTTGCCCCCCACTACCGCTTCGCCCGGGAGCGCCTGGTGCCCCACTTCTTTGACGCCCTCACCGCCTATGCCCTAGAGCTTGCCCGCCTGGGCCTCCCCAAGGCCAAGGAGGCGGTGTTCGCCCTGAGGGAGCTTCGCACCCTGCCCCTTCCCAGCTTCACCGGGGAGGTGGAGGACGTCTTCTTCTCCATCCAGCTCCAGCTTTCCGAGCACTGGGGGGAGGAGGTGGCGGGGGCCGTGCGCCGGGGCCTTTCCCGGAACGATCTGGACCTCACCGTCTTCCGCGCCTACTTGAAGGACCAGGTCCTTGCCCTTCTCGGGGATTTTCTGCGCTTGCGGCGTGCCCTCTTGCGCCTGGCGGAGGCCCAGTTCGGCGTGCCCCTCGTCCTCGCTACCCACCACCAGCCGGCCCAGCCCTCCACCTTGGACCACTACCTCCTTGGGGTGGAGGCCCTTCTAGAGCGGGACTACCGGAGGCTTGTCCATGCCCTTGCCACCCTGGACCGCTCGCCCCTGGGGGCAAGCGCCCTGGCGGGCAGCCCCTACCCCGTGGACCGGGTGCGCCTCGCCCACCTCTTGGGCTTCCAGGGGCCCATAGAGCACACCTTGGATGCCGTGGCCGCTGGGGATTACGCCCTAGAGCTCGCCTTCGCCCTGGCGGGGTTGGGGACAAGCCTTTCCCGCCTCCTCACCGACCTCCTGGCCTGGGCGGCCCGGGGGGCCTTTGTGGTGGGGGAAAGCCTCGCCCAAGGGTCCAGCTTCATGCCGCAAAAGCGAAACCCGGTGGTGCTGGAGCACGCCCGCATCCGGGCGGGGAACCTTTTGGGCGGGGCGGGGGTTTTGCCCTACCTCAACCACAATACCCCCTTCACCGACCTCAACGACCACTCCACGGGTGTTTTGGAGCCCTTGGCCAACCTTTTGGCCGAGGCGGAGGCAGCCCTAGAGCTCACCCGGGTAGCCCTGGAGGAAAGCCGCTTTGAGCCGGCCCTTCTCCTGGAGGCCCTTTCCCCGGAGGTCTTGGCCTCGGAGGCGGTGGACTTGCTGGTGCGCAAAGGGGTTCCCCTCCCCGAGGCTTACCGCCGGGTGCGGGGGGCTTTGCCGGGGGTGCGGCCCGAGCTTTTGGGGGTGGACCGGGAGGAGCTGGTGGCCTGGATGAGCCTCGAGGCCTTCTTCGCCCGGCGGGAGGTCCTGGGGGGCGTGGGGCCGGAGGCCAGAAGGAAGGCGCTAAGCGGGGCCAAGAAGCGCCTCCGGGAGGACCGGAAGGCCCTAGCCGCCCTGCGGGCTAGGGTGCGGTTGGCCCGCAGGCGCCTCCTCACGGAGGACCCGGAGGGTCAGGAAGGCGTGGAGGGTCTTGGGGAAGGGGGCGAGGTAAAAGGCCAGGAGGAGGAGTCCAAGCCCTAA